The following proteins are co-located in the Candidatus Accumulibacter cognatus genome:
- a CDS encoding VWA domain-containing protein, which produces MLIDFFLHLKASRLPVSIKEFLTLLEALQQHVIEQSIDDFYVLSRAALVKDETHFDKFDRAFGEYFKGVEALPGMDVLIPEEWLRQAVKQHLSDAERARLEKLGWDKLMETFKQRLAEQKERHSGGNKWIGSGGSSPFGHGGTHPEGIRVGGRSENRSAVKVWEKREYRNLDDRIEIGTRNIKVALRRLRRFARQGAPDELDLEGTITGTARNAGWLDLHMRPERHNAVKVLLFLDIGGSMDDHIRVCEELFSACRSEFKHLEHYYFHNCVYDRLWKDNRRRHSERIATQDVLHKYGNDYKLIFVGDASMSPYELIQPNGCIEYHNAEPGATWLRRLADTWPHAIWLNPEAEQSWPYRQSTSLIYNLMGGRMFPLTLDGLERGMRLLSK; this is translated from the coding sequence ATGCTGATCGACTTCTTCCTGCACCTCAAGGCGAGCCGCCTGCCGGTATCGATCAAGGAGTTTCTGACCCTGCTCGAAGCGCTGCAGCAGCATGTCATCGAGCAGAGCATCGACGACTTCTATGTGCTGTCGCGTGCCGCCCTGGTCAAGGACGAGACCCATTTCGACAAGTTCGACCGCGCGTTTGGCGAGTACTTCAAGGGAGTCGAGGCTCTGCCGGGGATGGACGTATTGATCCCCGAAGAGTGGCTGCGGCAGGCGGTCAAGCAGCATCTGAGCGACGCCGAACGCGCCAGACTCGAAAAACTCGGCTGGGACAAGCTGATGGAAACCTTCAAACAGCGCCTCGCCGAACAGAAGGAGCGGCATTCCGGCGGCAACAAATGGATTGGCAGCGGCGGCAGTTCGCCGTTTGGACACGGCGGCACGCATCCCGAAGGAATCCGCGTCGGCGGCAGGAGCGAGAACCGCTCGGCGGTCAAGGTCTGGGAGAAGCGCGAATACCGCAACCTCGACGATCGCATCGAAATCGGCACACGCAACATCAAGGTCGCGCTGCGCCGCCTGCGCCGTTTCGCCCGCCAGGGCGCTCCCGATGAACTCGACCTTGAAGGCACGATCACCGGCACCGCGCGCAACGCCGGCTGGCTCGACCTGCACATGCGCCCGGAACGTCACAACGCCGTCAAGGTGCTGCTGTTCCTCGACATCGGCGGCTCGATGGACGACCACATCCGCGTCTGTGAAGAACTCTTCTCGGCCTGCCGCAGCGAGTTCAAGCACCTCGAACACTACTATTTCCACAACTGCGTCTATGACCGTCTGTGGAAGGATAATCGACGTCGCCACAGCGAGCGCATCGCCACCCAGGACGTATTGCACAAATACGGCAACGACTACAAGCTGATCTTCGTCGGCGACGCGTCGATGAGTCCTTACGAACTCATCCAGCCCAACGGCTGCATCGAATACCACAACGCCGAACCTGGCGCGACCTGGTTGCGCCGCCTGGCCGACACCTGGCCGCACGCAATCTGGCTCAACCCCGAGGCGGAACAGTCGTGGCCATACCGGCAATCGACCTCGCTGATCTACAACCTGATGGGGGGGCGGATGTTCCCGCTGACGCTCGATGGGCTGGAGCGCGGGATGAGGTTGTTGAGCAAGTAG
- the tadA gene encoding tRNA adenosine(34) deaminase TadA, giving the protein MNDEFFMREAISLARAAECLGEVPVGALVVRDGVIVGRGFNSPIGENDPTAHAEIAALRDAARNLHNYRLPGCELFVTLEPCAMCGGAVLQARIARLIYGARDPKTGVHGSVVDLFAVPRLNHHTAVVGGVLADECGQLLSGFFAARRSRE; this is encoded by the coding sequence ATGAACGACGAATTTTTCATGCGCGAGGCGATTTCCCTGGCGCGAGCCGCCGAATGCCTCGGCGAAGTCCCGGTTGGCGCGCTGGTGGTTCGTGATGGGGTGATCGTCGGACGCGGTTTCAATTCGCCGATCGGCGAAAACGATCCAACGGCGCACGCCGAAATCGCCGCCCTGCGCGACGCCGCGCGCAATCTGCACAACTACCGTTTGCCCGGCTGCGAGCTGTTCGTGACGCTTGAACCTTGCGCGATGTGTGGCGGCGCGGTGCTGCAGGCACGCATTGCCCGGCTGATCTACGGTGCGCGCGATCCCAAGACCGGTGTGCATGGCAGTGTCGTCGACCTCTTTGCAGTACCGCGCCTCAACCATCACACAGCGGTCGTCGGCGGCGTCCTGGCCGACGAATGCGGGCAGTTGCTGTCCGGGTTTTTTGCAGCACGGCGTAGCCGCGAGTGA
- a CDS encoding L,D-transpeptidase — MHIEISIRRQTLTLSDDSGQVLRCYPVSTAKNGPGEVSGSFCTPRGRHLIRAKIGTGEAVNTVFSARRPTGEIYGKELAERFPQRDWILTRILWLSGCEPGRNRLGRVDTMRRYVYIHGSPDTTPMGCPGSIGCIRMRNADIVELFDLVPPYTPVDILED, encoded by the coding sequence ATGCACATCGAGATCTCCATCAGAAGACAGACGTTGACCCTCTCCGACGACTCCGGACAGGTGCTGCGTTGCTATCCGGTGTCCACCGCAAAAAATGGTCCGGGGGAAGTGTCGGGCAGTTTCTGCACGCCGCGCGGCAGGCACCTGATCCGCGCCAAGATTGGTACCGGCGAAGCTGTGAACACCGTTTTTTCCGCCCGCCGGCCGACTGGCGAGATCTATGGCAAGGAACTTGCCGAACGATTTCCGCAGCGAGACTGGATTCTCACGCGCATCCTCTGGTTATCCGGATGCGAACCCGGTCGAAATCGGTTGGGCCGGGTCGATACCATGCGCCGTTACGTCTATATCCACGGCAGCCCGGATACGACGCCGATGGGCTGCCCCGGATCGATCGGCTGCATTCGCATGCGCAACGCCGACATTGTCGAACTGTTCGATCTGGTGCCGCCCTACACGCCGGTCGATATCCTAGAGGACTGA